One Helianthus annuus cultivar XRQ/B chromosome 12, HanXRQr2.0-SUNRISE, whole genome shotgun sequence genomic region harbors:
- the LOC110913096 gene encoding uncharacterized protein LOC110913096: MPKDRRSSSNKCRASPYSCYDKNDDRKEPKSPSLQVGYESEFEEARCPICMEHPHNAVLLLCSSLEKGCRPYMCDTNPRHSNCLDQFHMSNMNKVRERTKLACPLCRGEINGWAVVDPARQFMDSKARNCSLATCDFVGNYTQLEEHASRVHPCLRPTDVDPERELEWRHLEEDMGEQGMLNMQFEYDEDDDDDGDYVLSESELASDNLLDDSDSMFDFSSADE; this comes from the coding sequence ATGCCCAAAGATAGAAGATCTTCGTCTAATAAGTGTAGGGCATCTCCCTATTCCTGTTACGACAAGAATGATGATAGAAAGGAACCCAAATCTCCCTCCCTACAAGTTGGATATGAAAGTGAATTTGAAGAAGCCAGATGCCCTATTTGTATGGAACACCCACACAATGCTGTGCTTCTACTTTGTTCTTCACTTGAAAAAGGATGTCGCCCATACATGTGTGACACGAATCCCCGCCACTCAAATTGTCTTGACCAGTTTCACATGTCAAATATGAATAAGGTGAGGGAACGAACTAAGCTTGCTTGCCCTTTATGTAGGGGTGAAATCAACGGGTGGGCTGTGGTTGACCCTGCTCGCCAATTCATGGACTCGAAAGCAAGAAATTGCTCACTTGCTACATGTGATTTTGTTGGTAATTATACTCAATTAGAAGAACATGCCAGCCGTGTACACCCATGTCTTAGGCCAACAGATGTGGACCCTGAACGTGAACTTGAGTGGAGACATTTGGAAGAAGATATGGGGGAACAAGGCATGCTCAATATGCAGTTTGagtatgatgaagatgatgacgatgatggtgACTATGTTTTATCAGAATCTGAGCTGGCTTCCGACAATCTGTTGGATGATTCGGATAGCATGTTTGACTTTTCATCTGCAGATGAATAA
- the LOC110909878 gene encoding biotin carboxyl carrier protein of acetyl-CoA carboxylase isoform X2: MAACSFGASSLKLYNLRLAPDRIELANLQQNCYGVRFDNARRFDRLVLSKGSSRCLCLSAKNAQSGAELEDSPEVERSSESTSQFTPSAAEVESLLTEICDTTSIAEFELKLGGFRLHVLRNLTVENTSSPPPVSAPIVTANVESTEQNGSASSPSLAITKVEPTSGGIQAFLDTAADEGLTVIPSPMVGYFRRSRTIKGKRTPPPCKEKQTVKEGQVICYIEQLGGELPIESDIAGEVIKILREDGDPVGYGDALIAILPSFPGIKKLQ; encoded by the exons ATGGCTGCCT GTAGCTTTGGGGCTTCAAGTTTGAAGCTTTACAACTTGAGGTTAGCTCCTGATAGAATAGAATTAGCTAATTTGCAACAGAATTGTTATGGAGTTAGGTTCGACAACGCCCGACGGTTTGATCGGCTGGTGTTGTCGAAAGGATCGAGTCGGTGCCTCTGTTTGTCTGCCAAGAATGCCCAAT CAGGTGCAGAGTTAGAAGACTCTCCTGAGGTTGAAAGATCATCTGAATCAACAAGCCAATTCACTCCAAGTGCTGCAGAG GTGGAGTCTCTTCTAACAGAAATTTGTGACACAACCTCAATTGCAGAGTTTGAATTGAAA CTTGGTGGATTTCGGTTACATGTACTGAGAAACTTAACGGTAGAAAATACAAGTTCTCCACCGCCAGTTTCCGCTCCAATCGTCACTGCAAACGTGGAGTCAACTGAACAAAACGGGTCAGCATCGTCACCGTCTCTAGCCATTACCAAAGTTGAACCTACTTCGGGTGGGATTCAGGCGTTTCTTGATACAGCTGCAGATGAAGGGTTGACTGTAATTCCGTCTCCCATG GTTGGGTACTTTCGAAGATCACGAACTATCAAGGGGAAACGAACACCTCCGCCATGCAAAGAG AAGCAAACTGTAAAGGAAGGGCAAGTCATTTGTTACATCGAGCAGCTCGGTGGGGAGCTTCCCATTGAG TCTGATATAGCCGGAGAAGTTATTAAGATACTCCGTGAGGATGGTG ATCCGGTGGGATATGGCGACGCTCTAATTGCAATTCTGCCCTCTTTTCCCGGAATCAAGAAGCTACAATAG
- the LOC110909878 gene encoding biotin carboxyl carrier protein of acetyl-CoA carboxylase isoform X1, which translates to MAACSFGASSLKLYNLRLAPDRIELANLQQNCYGVRFDNARRFDRLVLSKGSSRCLCLSAKNAQSAGAELEDSPEVERSSESTSQFTPSAAEVESLLTEICDTTSIAEFELKLGGFRLHVLRNLTVENTSSPPPVSAPIVTANVESTEQNGSASSPSLAITKVEPTSGGIQAFLDTAADEGLTVIPSPMVGYFRRSRTIKGKRTPPPCKEKQTVKEGQVICYIEQLGGELPIESDIAGEVIKILREDGDPVGYGDALIAILPSFPGIKKLQ; encoded by the exons ATGGCTGCCT GTAGCTTTGGGGCTTCAAGTTTGAAGCTTTACAACTTGAGGTTAGCTCCTGATAGAATAGAATTAGCTAATTTGCAACAGAATTGTTATGGAGTTAGGTTCGACAACGCCCGACGGTTTGATCGGCTGGTGTTGTCGAAAGGATCGAGTCGGTGCCTCTGTTTGTCTGCCAAGAATGCCCAAT CAGCAGGTGCAGAGTTAGAAGACTCTCCTGAGGTTGAAAGATCATCTGAATCAACAAGCCAATTCACTCCAAGTGCTGCAGAG GTGGAGTCTCTTCTAACAGAAATTTGTGACACAACCTCAATTGCAGAGTTTGAATTGAAA CTTGGTGGATTTCGGTTACATGTACTGAGAAACTTAACGGTAGAAAATACAAGTTCTCCACCGCCAGTTTCCGCTCCAATCGTCACTGCAAACGTGGAGTCAACTGAACAAAACGGGTCAGCATCGTCACCGTCTCTAGCCATTACCAAAGTTGAACCTACTTCGGGTGGGATTCAGGCGTTTCTTGATACAGCTGCAGATGAAGGGTTGACTGTAATTCCGTCTCCCATG GTTGGGTACTTTCGAAGATCACGAACTATCAAGGGGAAACGAACACCTCCGCCATGCAAAGAG AAGCAAACTGTAAAGGAAGGGCAAGTCATTTGTTACATCGAGCAGCTCGGTGGGGAGCTTCCCATTGAG TCTGATATAGCCGGAGAAGTTATTAAGATACTCCGTGAGGATGGTG ATCCGGTGGGATATGGCGACGCTCTAATTGCAATTCTGCCCTCTTTTCCCGGAATCAAGAAGCTACAATAG